One genomic region from Sphingobacterium sp. UGAL515B_05 encodes:
- a CDS encoding SusC/RagA family TonB-linked outer membrane protein, with protein MSHLTKKRPVFLRKYLSLAAGIALMSMIDPYELHAQQVELNFKNANVKEVITSLSDHYGYEFVFDGNLLKTARPISVNLKLSSIEDALSILFKDQPFSYRLENKRIILYRKTVSTNSQLVRGKVIDSLGNTIAGVSIHNLQDNSQAMSSGDGDFELNVTSPEIQLSFRHVSFNEKVMRFSPEQVTRPVRVMLSTKESMLNEIMITGYQRISKERSPGAYSMINNDQLNKQINVDLASALEGQVAGLTYIKNPARVAADNPVLRGIGTYSSDVTTNPLIVIDDLPTELTLNDINPYDVESVTVLKDATAASIYGARAANGVIVVTTKKGKGQGVSVNFNVDQFITQKPDIAKMHYASTSDLIDYEIDVYNKERSRYANTESLFNYYGKLGSGSLKYYSPLYDLFRKESIGTINQQERDATINTWRNNDYIKEFTDNVWQNETRQRYNASISQNSSKSNTFVSFNYDKGKGQVVHEKNDKFNLYLKSAFNITKWLNATVGLNGTYSVNKETDGIYNDLFLQPRYTRIKDENGNLVYAPYVDLSSSIGPGSAINGETAEQIAANGNLKSTSFNVLEALGEGIESNKSLNLRAFTSLRATIYKGLSFQTQFSYELGQASRESFYDEDSYMMRVASNAMVSYNAATGVYTKNLPAGGRYYQFESKRYNYTFRNQFNYDNTFGQYGQHQLTALAGFEMRQSHVPRPIQQLLVGYNPVTLTSTTIDWATLSKSGITSYIYGGNVRLGDLNGVAQKETLHRFTSLYANAGYTYSNKYNLTGSIRVDQADLFGVDPKFKYRPLWSVGAGWNVSNEEFMKNKDWLNSLKLRATYGITGNVDQESSSYGTATWKSDKLFPYLQYLEQKSLPNPMLRWEKTTTTNLGVDFSIFDNRLSASIDAYNRYSSDLLIGAVLDPTVGANSRVINNGALRNKGIEFNINTVWLKRKDLTASTQLVFSFNKNRVEKVNGLTATAQSYVGSPTNYFFQGRSYNAVLAYRYGGMVNGYPYFLDQNGESNVIFDENGTPTKINAINSPDALVDMGTLFPKYTGSINQRLRYKAFDLSAMFVFSGGHKLRKDAIDLASDELTNAGLVNRWAEGANNDYPRLLVDYPDNLRSSAGTLSTLWRYSDQQILSADYIKLRNIAVGYQLPKQLAHKAGMQNVRLTAQVNNLWTWSAAGNDIDPESYSLNSGTRYLPLAKSFLMGLSLTF; from the coding sequence CGAGCCTATCGGATCACTATGGCTATGAATTTGTGTTCGACGGCAACCTATTAAAAACCGCCCGTCCCATCAGTGTCAACCTCAAACTATCAAGCATTGAAGATGCCTTATCCATTTTGTTTAAGGATCAACCTTTCAGCTACCGCCTTGAGAATAAACGGATTATTCTCTATCGTAAAACTGTATCGACCAATAGTCAGCTTGTACGCGGAAAAGTAATCGACAGTCTGGGCAATACCATTGCCGGTGTGTCGATCCATAACCTGCAGGACAATAGCCAGGCGATGAGTTCGGGCGATGGTGATTTTGAGCTGAACGTGACAAGCCCGGAGATCCAATTGTCGTTTAGACATGTCTCTTTTAATGAAAAAGTCATGCGTTTCAGTCCCGAGCAAGTAACAAGACCGGTCCGCGTGATGTTGAGCACAAAGGAGTCAATGCTCAACGAAATTATGATCACGGGTTATCAACGAATCAGTAAAGAACGTAGTCCCGGAGCTTATTCCATGATCAATAATGACCAGTTAAACAAACAGATTAATGTCGATTTGGCTTCCGCCCTGGAAGGCCAAGTAGCTGGGTTGACCTATATCAAAAACCCCGCGCGCGTTGCTGCAGACAATCCCGTACTTCGCGGAATCGGTACCTATTCCAGTGACGTGACCACCAATCCGCTCATCGTCATTGACGACTTACCCACCGAGCTCACCTTAAACGATATCAACCCCTATGACGTAGAGTCTGTGACCGTGCTGAAAGACGCAACAGCTGCATCGATTTACGGAGCCAGGGCAGCCAATGGAGTTATTGTCGTAACCACAAAAAAAGGAAAAGGGCAAGGCGTCTCCGTCAACTTTAATGTCGATCAATTCATTACGCAGAAACCGGATATCGCCAAAATGCATTATGCCAGTACGTCCGATCTGATCGACTACGAAATTGATGTTTACAACAAAGAGCGTTCGCGCTATGCGAATACCGAATCTTTGTTCAATTACTATGGAAAGTTGGGTAGTGGAAGCTTAAAATACTATTCACCGCTGTACGATCTATTTCGTAAAGAGTCCATCGGGACAATTAATCAGCAAGAACGGGACGCAACAATAAATACCTGGCGGAACAACGATTACATCAAGGAGTTTACCGACAATGTCTGGCAAAATGAAACACGCCAAAGGTATAATGCAAGTATTTCCCAGAATTCGTCCAAAAGCAACACCTTTGTATCCTTCAACTACGACAAAGGAAAAGGACAGGTTGTCCACGAAAAAAACGACAAATTTAACCTGTATCTAAAATCGGCCTTTAATATAACCAAATGGTTGAATGCAACAGTGGGATTGAACGGCACATATTCCGTAAATAAAGAAACGGATGGCATTTACAATGATCTTTTCTTACAGCCTCGTTATACACGCATTAAAGATGAAAATGGCAACCTAGTCTATGCGCCTTACGTTGATCTTTCAAGTTCTATCGGGCCCGGATCGGCCATAAACGGTGAGACAGCAGAACAGATCGCTGCAAACGGAAATTTAAAAAGTACATCCTTTAATGTCCTTGAAGCCTTAGGCGAAGGTATCGAGAGTAACAAGAGTTTAAATCTTCGCGCATTTACATCGTTGCGGGCCACTATTTACAAAGGCCTCTCTTTTCAAACGCAGTTTTCCTATGAATTGGGACAAGCATCCCGTGAAAGTTTCTACGACGAAGATAGCTACATGATGCGTGTTGCCTCAAACGCGATGGTGAGCTATAATGCTGCCACAGGAGTATACACGAAAAACCTACCAGCAGGAGGCCGCTACTATCAATTCGAATCCAAACGGTACAACTATACCTTCCGGAATCAATTTAATTATGATAATACCTTTGGCCAATATGGCCAACATCAGCTAACCGCCCTAGCCGGCTTCGAGATGCGCCAGTCGCATGTACCGCGCCCTATCCAACAATTACTTGTGGGCTACAATCCCGTCACATTGACCTCCACCACCATCGACTGGGCCACATTGAGTAAATCTGGTATCACCAGCTATATCTACGGGGGGAATGTCCGCCTGGGCGACCTGAATGGCGTCGCACAAAAGGAAACCTTACACCGCTTCACCTCGCTTTACGCCAATGCCGGATATACTTATAGCAACAAATACAACCTCACGGGAAGCATACGGGTGGATCAGGCCGATCTCTTTGGGGTAGATCCGAAGTTTAAGTACCGTCCGTTATGGTCTGTCGGAGCAGGCTGGAATGTCAGCAACGAAGAATTTATGAAAAATAAAGACTGGTTGAATTCCCTCAAACTACGGGCAACATACGGTATTACCGGTAATGTGGACCAAGAAAGCTCAAGCTATGGTACGGCTACCTGGAAATCCGATAAACTTTTCCCCTACCTGCAATATCTGGAACAAAAATCATTACCAAACCCCATGCTGCGCTGGGAAAAAACAACAACGACAAACCTCGGTGTAGATTTTTCGATTTTCGACAACCGCCTGTCAGCTAGTATTGATGCCTATAATCGCTACAGCTCCGATTTGTTGATCGGTGCTGTTCTCGACCCAACTGTAGGTGCCAATTCGCGTGTTATCAACAATGGTGCATTACGCAACAAAGGGATTGAGTTTAACATCAATACTGTGTGGCTTAAAAGGAAAGATTTAACAGCAAGCACCCAACTGGTATTTTCCTTTAATAAAAACAGGGTCGAGAAAGTCAACGGCTTAACCGCTACCGCACAGTCCTATGTTGGCTCACCAACGAATTACTTTTTCCAAGGAAGAAGCTACAACGCTGTCCTGGCTTACCGCTATGGCGGCATGGTGAACGGCTACCCTTACTTTTTGGATCAAAACGGCGAATCCAATGTTATTTTTGATGAAAACGGTACCCCTACAAAAATTAATGCGATCAATTCGCCCGACGCGTTGGTCGACATGGGCACGCTATTCCCAAAATACACAGGGTCTATCAATCAGCGCTTACGCTATAAAGCATTCGATCTTTCGGCCATGTTTGTCTTCTCCGGCGGACATAAATTACGTAAAGATGCCATCGATCTGGCAAGTGATGAACTCACAAACGCTGGCTTGGTGAACCGATGGGCAGAAGGAGCCAATAACGATTACCCCCGTTTACTGGTCGATTATCCAGACAACCTACGTTCTTCCGCAGGAACCTTATCCACTTTATGGCGCTATAGTGATCAGCAGATTCTGTCGGCTGATTATATCAAGCTTCGGAACATAGCCGTTGGTTATCAGTTGCCCAAACAATTGGCCCATAAAGCAGGGATGCAAAACGTCAGATTAACGGCGCAGGTCAATAATTTATGGACATGGAGCGCAGCCGGCAATGATATCGATCCAGAATCCTACTCGCTCAATAGCGGAACGCGCTATCTGCCCCTGGCCAAATCATTCCTGATGGGACTTTCACTCACTTTTTAA
- a CDS encoding RagB/SusD family nutrient uptake outer membrane protein, giving the protein MTIKTLMAACATLVVFTACDKYLDITPKGSQLVRTAQDYYDLVAYPNRGYPINNFQYLVDDQYLKESNVIGLTPNINTINFLFQEQEDRVSQLTASSFYNQCYKYIAQWNMIISLADQSTGDGQLKTLAKAEAKMFRAFDYFHLINVYAKAYDASTAAQDGGVCIMDKYDLEAKPTKSTVQQVYDFIQKDIDDAIPHLQEKPTNPYHPSLAFAYALKAKVHLFKREIQEAQAAAEKAMQLNGQLIDLVQYEKLGGPSKTPILAENNPEVLSYMYVNGYTEMNFGYSYILSPELTSMFDQEDKRFSLFYTKSNASFLDIGAGASYYNVKYTSFFFPTVGLKTPEIYLMLAECYARQDQYAKAIDMLNTLRKNRIEGSKALLAVPATRKETMDLVINERRRELPIGFHRFFDLKRLNLEKEYAKTLVRVFPIVNKTVEQKTYTLAPNSRMYIIPFPLDVMKLNPNLRLNTDEAVPF; this is encoded by the coding sequence ATGACTATAAAAACCTTAATGGCAGCATGTGCGACTCTAGTGGTCTTTACTGCCTGCGATAAATACCTTGATATAACACCCAAAGGCTCACAATTGGTGCGTACAGCTCAAGATTATTACGATTTGGTCGCCTATCCGAATAGAGGTTATCCGATCAATAACTTTCAGTATCTGGTCGATGATCAATACCTCAAAGAATCCAATGTCATTGGTTTGACGCCCAATATCAATACCATCAACTTTCTATTTCAGGAACAGGAAGACCGGGTAAGCCAACTCACCGCATCAAGCTTTTATAACCAGTGCTACAAATACATTGCACAGTGGAACATGATTATTTCTTTGGCCGACCAAAGTACAGGTGATGGCCAATTAAAGACTCTCGCCAAAGCCGAGGCCAAGATGTTTCGGGCCTTTGATTATTTCCACCTGATCAATGTCTACGCCAAAGCCTATGATGCCAGCACAGCAGCCCAGGACGGCGGTGTCTGCATTATGGATAAATATGATCTGGAGGCCAAACCAACAAAATCAACCGTGCAGCAGGTATACGATTTTATCCAAAAAGATATAGACGATGCTATACCTCATCTGCAGGAGAAACCCACCAACCCCTATCACCCCTCGCTGGCCTTTGCTTATGCATTGAAAGCGAAGGTGCATCTTTTCAAACGAGAAATTCAGGAAGCACAAGCCGCTGCCGAAAAAGCCATGCAGCTGAATGGCCAGCTCATCGACCTGGTGCAGTATGAGAAGTTAGGCGGGCCAAGCAAAACCCCTATCCTCGCCGAAAACAACCCCGAGGTATTAAGCTATATGTATGTGAACGGCTACACGGAAATGAACTTTGGCTACAGTTATATCTTAAGTCCAGAATTGACGAGCATGTTTGATCAGGAAGATAAGCGCTTTAGTTTATTTTATACCAAATCCAATGCTAGTTTTCTGGATATTGGCGCCGGAGCAAGTTATTACAATGTAAAGTATACCTCCTTTTTCTTCCCTACTGTGGGGCTGAAAACACCGGAGATCTACTTGATGTTGGCCGAATGTTATGCACGTCAGGATCAATATGCCAAAGCCATAGATATGTTAAATACCTTACGCAAGAATCGGATCGAAGGAAGTAAAGCCTTATTGGCTGTCCCTGCTACACGAAAGGAAACCATGGATCTGGTCATTAACGAACGCCGGCGGGAGCTACCTATCGGATTCCATCGTTTCTTTGATCTGAAACGTTTGAATCTTGAAAAAGAATATGCGAAAACACTTGTCCGCGTATTCCCGATTGTCAATAAGACTGTCGAACAAAAGACCTACACACTGGCGCCAAACTCCAGAATGTACATTATTCCATTTCCATTGGATGTCATGAAGTTAAACCCAAACTTGCGGTTAAATACAGACGAAGCTGTACCGTTTTAA
- a CDS encoding zinc-dependent metalloprotease — MKNKIIFSTLALLLSGAIVQAQQIPNKTAAKTDTLKSKNDLHEAYNKIVNKQKIARSGVFNVIESERKWYLDIPDSLLNRYFLTVTRLVSAPQGFPMYGGEKLNEQTLYFEKGMGDRIQLRAAIYKQDAPENDAIRTALVQSQEDPIIAIMDIKGLNAGKNSYLVEVTDLFRKDNAAVSFDSKLKSENKLSALADDRSFITDMKVFPINLEVKTTKTYSSTSGTPAAMLTGSLTFTTNTSMVLLPKEPMKKRIYDDRVGYFANKYILFTDKDQRSKALNFIQRYRLEPQAKDVKRYLKGELVEPQKQIVYYIDPATPKKWRPYLIAGINDWNKAFEQAGFKNAIVGKEWPEQDSTMSLEDARFSVIRYFASEKANAYGPRISDPRSGEIIEAHVGWYHNVMKLVQQWFMVQVGPLNKAAQKMQLDDEVMGQLIRFVSSHEVGHSLGLRHNMGASSQTPVEKLRDKKWVEKNGHTVSIMDYARFNYVAQPEDKVGLAGIYPRIGSYDKWAIQWGYQYLPQFSSGEDERVYLSKQVTDSLTANPKLWFGGEGNEEDPRSQKEDLGDDSMLASSYGIKNLKRVVSNLIAWTAETGDDYSNLKDMHKAVRAQFDRYLYHVLKNIGSQEITKKVRGQEGPVYAAIPREKVKAAMQYVSDNVLTPPLWLYPKDIQDLIGKDANKEISDQQEQMLNMLMSPGMLYNIYMKSLTNQRPYGLDEYLNDIGGTIWTLPGGDVRINAFKRAQQRFFLEKVNQIINPKIASGSDIISQAQRSDVQLYVRNYLGALVAAINQLSTQQTDPLSKQHLALMLSEIKRIQNQINKD, encoded by the coding sequence ATGAAAAACAAAATTATCTTTAGTACCCTCGCCTTGCTTTTGTCTGGAGCAATAGTTCAAGCGCAGCAGATCCCGAATAAGACAGCGGCTAAAACAGATACGCTAAAATCAAAAAATGATCTCCATGAAGCTTATAATAAGATTGTAAATAAGCAAAAAATTGCTCGCTCAGGCGTTTTCAACGTCATCGAGTCGGAGAGGAAGTGGTATCTGGACATACCCGACAGTTTATTAAACCGTTATTTTTTGACCGTAACCCGCTTGGTATCGGCTCCACAGGGGTTTCCGATGTATGGTGGCGAGAAGCTAAATGAGCAGACACTTTACTTTGAGAAAGGAATGGGCGACCGCATACAGCTTCGAGCAGCAATTTATAAGCAGGATGCACCGGAAAACGATGCCATTCGGACTGCATTGGTACAGTCTCAAGAAGATCCAATTATTGCTATTATGGATATCAAAGGACTTAACGCAGGTAAAAACAGCTATTTAGTGGAGGTAACTGATCTTTTTCGAAAAGACAATGCTGCAGTTTCCTTTGATAGCAAGCTAAAAAGCGAAAATAAGCTATCCGCTCTGGCCGACGATCGATCTTTCATTACCGACATGAAGGTATTTCCGATCAACCTGGAAGTAAAAACGACAAAAACATATTCCTCAACATCAGGTACTCCTGCAGCTATGTTGACAGGATCCTTAACTTTTACAACCAACACCTCCATGGTGCTGTTGCCAAAAGAGCCGATGAAAAAACGGATATACGATGACCGGGTAGGCTACTTTGCCAACAAGTATATCCTCTTTACCGATAAAGATCAACGGTCCAAAGCCTTAAATTTTATACAGCGCTATCGTCTTGAACCCCAAGCGAAGGATGTAAAACGTTATTTAAAAGGAGAGCTTGTAGAACCTCAAAAGCAAATTGTCTATTATATTGATCCAGCAACGCCAAAAAAATGGCGTCCGTATCTGATTGCCGGAATCAATGACTGGAACAAGGCATTTGAACAGGCTGGATTTAAAAACGCCATTGTCGGCAAGGAATGGCCTGAGCAGGATTCGACGATGAGCCTGGAGGATGCACGGTTCTCTGTGATCCGTTATTTTGCCTCCGAAAAGGCCAATGCCTACGGACCGCGAATTTCAGACCCCAGAAGTGGCGAGATTATCGAAGCCCATGTGGGCTGGTATCATAATGTGATGAAACTCGTGCAGCAATGGTTTATGGTGCAGGTTGGGCCCTTAAATAAGGCTGCACAAAAAATGCAGTTGGATGACGAGGTGATGGGCCAATTAATTCGTTTTGTCTCGTCGCACGAGGTGGGGCACAGTTTAGGTCTCCGTCACAACATGGGAGCAAGCAGCCAAACGCCCGTAGAGAAATTGCGCGACAAAAAGTGGGTCGAAAAAAATGGTCATACGGTATCGATCATGGACTATGCTCGTTTCAATTATGTCGCGCAACCGGAGGATAAGGTGGGGCTCGCGGGTATATATCCGCGTATTGGAAGTTATGATAAATGGGCCATTCAATGGGGTTATCAGTATCTTCCACAATTTTCAAGTGGAGAAGATGAACGAGTTTACCTGTCGAAACAAGTGACGGACAGCCTGACGGCGAACCCCAAGTTGTGGTTTGGCGGTGAAGGAAACGAAGAGGATCCACGCAGTCAGAAGGAAGATCTCGGTGATGACTCGATGTTGGCCAGTAGCTATGGTATCAAAAATCTGAAAAGAGTCGTTTCCAATTTGATAGCATGGACTGCCGAAACTGGAGATGATTACAGTAATCTAAAAGATATGCATAAAGCGGTGCGCGCACAGTTCGACCGTTATCTCTACCACGTATTGAAAAACATCGGTAGTCAGGAGATTACAAAAAAAGTGCGTGGTCAAGAAGGTCCTGTATATGCCGCAATTCCACGAGAAAAGGTAAAAGCTGCCATGCAGTATGTGAGCGACAACGTATTAACCCCACCCCTGTGGCTGTATCCCAAAGATATTCAGGATTTGATCGGAAAAGATGCAAACAAGGAAATAAGTGATCAACAAGAGCAGATGCTTAATATGTTGATGAGCCCAGGAATGCTCTATAATATCTATATGAAATCCCTGACCAATCAGAGACCTTACGGACTTGATGAATATCTGAACGATATCGGGGGAACGATATGGACTTTGCCGGGAGGAGACGTTCGAATAAATGCTTTTAAACGTGCACAACAACGTTTTTTTCTAGAAAAAGTAAATCAGATCATCAACCCCAAAATAGCATCAGGATCCGATATCATATCACAGGCGCAACGTAGCGATGTACAGCTGTATGTCAGAAATTACCTGGGCGCATTAGTAGCAGCAATCAATCAACTTTCCACACAACAGACAGATCCATTAAGTAAACAACATCTTGCGCTCATGCTGTCAGAAATTAAACGCATTCAAAATCAAATAAATAAAGACTAA
- a CDS encoding DUF3347 domain-containing protein, with the protein MKNNFKALYISCLIGLMMISCQSSHGQDAAQEQRDRLFNAYMEVKKDIMEENFAASKAHSVQFEKEVQNFRLKGLQIDDMMRLKKVSQAMKTDAIGLKSATDMKVMKQSFSAVTKSLFTIMETMKCTDETVYLQYCPMEKGYWLSYDKAIENPYAASMRHCGQLVKGMATADYPEPVACH; encoded by the coding sequence ATGAAAAATAACTTCAAAGCACTTTACATCAGCTGTTTAATCGGCCTGATGATGATCTCCTGTCAATCAAGTCACGGACAGGATGCTGCACAGGAACAACGCGACCGGTTATTTAATGCCTACATGGAAGTAAAAAAAGATATCATGGAGGAAAATTTTGCTGCCAGTAAAGCACACTCCGTTCAATTCGAAAAGGAAGTACAGAATTTTCGGCTAAAAGGCTTGCAGATCGATGACATGATGCGTCTGAAAAAGGTAAGCCAGGCAATGAAGACCGATGCTATAGGCTTGAAATCTGCAACGGACATGAAGGTTATGAAGCAGTCCTTTTCTGCCGTCACAAAATCCTTATTCACCATTATGGAGACCATGAAATGTACAGATGAAACGGTGTATTTACAGTACTGCCCAATGGAAAAAGGCTATTGGTTAAGTTACGACAAGGCGATTGAAAATCCTTACGCAGCATCGATGCGGCACTGTGGCCAATTGGTCAAGGGAATGGCTACAGCGGATTACCCGGAGCCCGTGGCCTGCCATTAA
- a CDS encoding polysaccharide biosynthesis protein, producing MGKGGEIFVFDMGEPVKIMDLSKQMIRLKGCNYREDIDIKIVGLRPGEKIFEELLANGENTEKVYHDNIMIAKVNTLDLALQQAIIEQLCAFAQIADPNADKMKLSAAGE from the coding sequence ATGGGGAAAGGAGGTGAAATATTTGTCTTTGATATGGGGGAGCCCGTTAAGATTATGGATCTTTCAAAGCAGATGATCCGCTTAAAGGGTTGCAATTATCGCGAAGATATTGACATTAAGATTGTTGGCCTCCGCCCGGGAGAAAAGATTTTCGAAGAACTTCTGGCGAATGGGGAGAACACGGAAAAGGTCTATCATGATAACATTATGATTGCGAAAGTTAATACGCTAGATTTAGCATTACAGCAGGCAATAATTGAACAATTATGTGCATTTGCGCAAATTGCAGATCCTAACGCTGATAAAATGAAATTAAGTGCAGCTGGTGAATGA
- a CDS encoding nucleotidyltransferase family protein, with protein MDKQIKDIFFQLLRIGLWGEGKLSLTKPLSDDDWNSILKYASNHTVEGIIYDSFSFLTEGQLPPASLRLKWAVRVDKIERHNAKMNAVIAEQFSLFTQNGIRPILQKGQGVASYYRIPTHRISGDIDWCFEEDDYSKARNYLKESHPDFEDTAGFSLHYYWKNIHIEHHKKTFDFRSPLKSSYLKKLLSLYKDQQRIVTINNVLVRVLAPELQVLQVNIHILKHLITYGISLRQFCDSARLYYSILPCIDGHALYTIYKKTGMLKWTHLLHKLLVEYIGLPQTAIPFPYPKDTRVDWMLDEVWYSGNFGFNDERFDQGKKSRFFYRPDSGKRLWRNFKRYLKYAPQEAIAFPFVQAYSKFLGKDSD; from the coding sequence ATGGACAAACAAATAAAGGATATTTTTTTTCAATTATTACGTATCGGTCTTTGGGGAGAAGGGAAGCTTTCCCTCACCAAACCCTTGTCCGATGACGATTGGAATAGTATCTTAAAATATGCGAGCAACCACACGGTAGAAGGGATTATCTATGACAGTTTTTCATTTTTAACGGAAGGTCAATTACCACCAGCTTCTTTACGTTTAAAATGGGCTGTACGTGTGGACAAGATTGAACGTCATAATGCGAAGATGAATGCAGTAATTGCCGAACAGTTTTCGTTGTTTACCCAAAATGGTATCCGCCCAATTTTACAAAAAGGACAGGGTGTCGCATCCTATTACCGCATTCCTACTCATCGCATCAGTGGTGATATTGATTGGTGTTTTGAAGAAGATGATTATAGTAAAGCAAGAAATTACCTCAAAGAAAGTCATCCTGATTTTGAAGATACAGCAGGCTTCAGCCTTCATTACTATTGGAAAAATATTCACATTGAGCATCACAAGAAAACATTTGATTTTAGAAGTCCATTAAAAAGCAGTTATTTAAAGAAACTTTTATCTCTATATAAAGATCAACAGCGAATAGTGACGATAAACAACGTACTAGTTCGTGTGCTGGCTCCAGAGCTTCAAGTACTTCAAGTCAATATACATATATTAAAACATTTAATTACTTATGGGATTAGCTTACGTCAGTTTTGCGATTCGGCGAGATTATATTATAGTATACTCCCCTGTATTGATGGTCACGCATTGTATACGATTTATAAAAAAACCGGGATGCTCAAGTGGACTCACTTGCTTCATAAATTGCTTGTCGAATATATTGGGCTTCCACAAACTGCCATTCCGTTTCCTTATCCCAAAGACACCCGTGTCGATTGGATGCTAGATGAGGTATGGTATTCCGGAAATTTCGGATTCAATGATGAAAGATTTGATCAGGGAAAAAAATCAAGATTTTTCTATCGACCAGATTCCGGTAAACGTCTTTGGAGGAATTTTAAAAGGTATCTTAAATATGCTCCACAGGAAGCTATAGCATTTCCCTTCGTTCAAGCATATTCCAAGTTTTTAGGGAAAGATAGTGATTAA
- a CDS encoding NDP-sugar synthase has product MLRNEMYSKKPILVILAAGMASRYGSAKQIECFGPFGEKIIDYSIYDAIKAGFGKVVFVIREEFLEVMKTNVGDKLPNSVEVAYAYQDFDLKKFGVDRIVERQKPWGTGHAVMSAEQEVDRPFCVINADDFYGYDAFQKMATFLQHQANDTEMALVGFEVGNTLSDFGYVSRGVCEVNATNHLQSVTERTNIYRKDSDIVYAQEEKETVLPYNTRVSMNFWGFTPKIFVIARALFPDFVEQNHENPKAEFFIPDLPDYMVKQGVAKFSVLPTDAKWFGVTYKEDKDQVQQSIHQLIEIGDYPQRLWPEKEVVNESIYLDF; this is encoded by the coding sequence ATGTTAAGAAATGAAATGTATTCCAAGAAGCCAATTTTAGTCATTTTGGCTGCCGGAATGGCCAGCCGCTATGGGTCGGCAAAACAGATAGAATGCTTTGGCCCCTTTGGTGAAAAAATAATCGATTATTCAATTTATGATGCGATAAAGGCTGGCTTTGGAAAAGTCGTTTTTGTAATTCGGGAGGAATTCTTGGAGGTGATGAAAACGAATGTAGGGGATAAGCTCCCAAACTCCGTTGAAGTTGCCTACGCCTATCAGGATTTTGACTTAAAAAAATTTGGTGTGGATCGCATCGTAGAACGTCAAAAGCCTTGGGGAACAGGACATGCCGTAATGAGTGCCGAGCAAGAGGTGGATAGACCCTTCTGTGTGATCAATGCAGATGACTTTTACGGCTATGATGCCTTTCAAAAAATGGCTACTTTTTTACAGCATCAAGCCAATGATACGGAAATGGCATTAGTTGGATTTGAGGTTGGAAATACCCTTTCTGACTTTGGCTATGTCTCGCGTGGTGTATGTGAAGTAAATGCTACGAATCATTTACAGAGCGTTACGGAAAGAACTAACATCTATCGAAAAGATAGCGATATCGTCTACGCGCAGGAAGAGAAAGAAACCGTGTTACCCTACAATACACGGGTGTCGATGAATTTTTGGGGATTTACGCCCAAAATATTTGTAATTGCGCGTGCATTATTTCCTGACTTTGTGGAGCAAAATCATGAGAACCCCAAAGCGGAATTCTTTATTCCTGATTTGCCAGATTATATGGTGAAGCAAGGTGTCGCGAAATTTTCTGTGCTTCCAACCGACGCAAAATGGTTTGGTGTGACGTATAAGGAAGATAAGGATCAGGTTCAACAAAGTATTCATCAATTAATTGAAATAGGTGATTATCCGCAAAGATTGTGGCCAGAGAAAGAAGTGGTCAATGAAAGTATTTATTTAGACTTTTAA